A genomic stretch from Telopea speciosissima isolate NSW1024214 ecotype Mountain lineage chromosome 7, Tspe_v1, whole genome shotgun sequence includes:
- the LOC122669678 gene encoding protein FLX-like 3 isoform X2: MAGRNRMPRHPLDDGRREFPPERSFIRAPLPPPPHPALLEKELEMQHIEMRRLLVENRRLAEDRIALQQELGLAKEELHRMNITIADIHAEREAHSRELIEKGLKLEADLRAAEPLKNEVLQLRMQVQKLDTSKKDLDVQVQNITKDLVRLQADNQQIPSLRQEIDMLHQELMRARTAVEYEKKANIEFMEHRQSMEKNLVSMAREIEKLHADLASVDGRPWAAGGAFGKKLNSPDGGFPSAYGNGYGAHLGVADKGPFYGAGSGSWGLENPRPARR, from the exons ATGGCAGGGAGAAATCGTATGCCTCGACATCCTTTGGATGATGGGCGGCGTGAATTCCCACCTGAACGCTCATTTATTCGGGCCCCTTTGCCTCCACCACCTCATCCTGCTCTGCTGGAGAAAGAACTTGAAATGCAGCATATCGAAATGCGTAGGCTTTTGGTTGAAAATCGAAGACTAGCTGAGGATCGTATCGCCCTGCAGCAGGAGCTAGGTCTTGCGAAGGAAGAACTGCATCGCATGAATATCACCATTGCAGATATTCATGCGGAGAGAGAAGCGCATTCTAGAGAGCTTATTGAGAAGGGATTGAAACTGGAAGCTGATCTACGAGCGGCTGAGCCTTTGAAAAATGAGGTTCTACAATTGCGTATGCAAGTTCAGAAGCTGGATACCTCAAAGAAGGATCTGGATGTACAAGTTCAGAACATCACAAAAGACTTGGTGAGGTTACAAGCTGATAATCAACAGATTCCCAGTTTGAGGCAAGAGATTGATATGCTGCACCAGGAGCTTATGCGTGCTAG AACTGCTGTCGAGTATGAAAAGAAGGCAAATATTGAGTTCATGGAACACAGGCAGTCAATGGAGAAGAATTTAGTCTCCATGGCACGTGAAATTGAAAAGCTACATGCAGACCTTGCAAGTGTTGATGGTAGACCATGGGCTGCCG GTGGAGCATTCGGGAAAAAACTCAACAGTCCTGATGGAGGGTTTCCTTCTGCTTATGGGAATGGATATGGGGCTCATCTG
- the LOC122669678 gene encoding protein FLX-like 3 isoform X3, translating into MKGSVIMAGRNRMPRHPLDDGRREFPPERSFIRAPLPPPPHPALLEKELEMQHIEMRRLLVENRRLAEDRIALQQELGLAKEELHRMNITIADIHAEREAHSRELIEKGLKLEADLRAAEPLKNEVLQLRMQVQKLDTSKKDLDVQVQNITKDLVRLQADNQQIPSLRQEIDMLHQELMRARTAVEYEKKANIEFMEHRQSMEKNLVSMAREIEKLHADLASVDGRPWAAGGRLLLPHSLPFSMMRIA; encoded by the exons GATCAGTCATAATGGCAGGGAGAAATCGTATGCCTCGACATCCTTTGGATGATGGGCGGCGTGAATTCCCACCTGAACGCTCATTTATTCGGGCCCCTTTGCCTCCACCACCTCATCCTGCTCTGCTGGAGAAAGAACTTGAAATGCAGCATATCGAAATGCGTAGGCTTTTGGTTGAAAATCGAAGACTAGCTGAGGATCGTATCGCCCTGCAGCAGGAGCTAGGTCTTGCGAAGGAAGAACTGCATCGCATGAATATCACCATTGCAGATATTCATGCGGAGAGAGAAGCGCATTCTAGAGAGCTTATTGAGAAGGGATTGAAACTGGAAGCTGATCTACGAGCGGCTGAGCCTTTGAAAAATGAGGTTCTACAATTGCGTATGCAAGTTCAGAAGCTGGATACCTCAAAGAAGGATCTGGATGTACAAGTTCAGAACATCACAAAAGACTTGGTGAGGTTACAAGCTGATAATCAACAGATTCCCAGTTTGAGGCAAGAGATTGATATGCTGCACCAGGAGCTTATGCGTGCTAG AACTGCTGTCGAGTATGAAAAGAAGGCAAATATTGAGTTCATGGAACACAGGCAGTCAATGGAGAAGAATTTAGTCTCCATGGCACGTGAAATTGAAAAGCTACATGCAGACCTTGCAAGTGTTGATGGTAGACCATGGGCTGCCG